One genomic region from Quercus robur chromosome 4, dhQueRobu3.1, whole genome shotgun sequence encodes:
- the LOC126724589 gene encoding probable receptor-like protein kinase At5g38990, producing the protein MRKHQVDSEFVANNSHRGSTVREGRSESLAEYSVFPSVNSESGSFSLIRNGTNPDSPISIPSIFPAINTDSENDGSSESIETSPRFSHNSNSIVSLFPPARSATDSPENYEIIITSFSIPLIFPPTISETETNDSCSDSNQSPRAQFSYSSLFPPARSETDSNSSKNDEIILSQILPTPNLRIFSFTELKVATKNFSPDTVLGEGGFGQVFKGWLKDKGQSKSGNRMVIAVKKLNPESLKGFREWQASQLHFYCASCCYIHHCLFPFTVPYSTSRKRSSKSYTPKIISSLQCLSSFFVFLAIDTLI; encoded by the exons ATGAGGAAGCACCAAGTTGATTCAG AATTTGTTGCCAACAACTCGCACCGTGGTAGTACAGTAAGGGAAGGAAGAAGTGAATCACTAGCAGAGTACTCTGTTTTCCCATCAGTCAACTCAGAGTCCGGCAGTTTTAGTTTAATAAGGAATGGAACAAATCCGGACTCCCCTATTTCCATTCCATCAATCTTTCCAGCCATTAACACAGATAGTGAAAATGATGGTAGTTCAGAATCCATCGAAACATCTCCAAGATTCTCTCATAATTCCAATTCCATAGTTTCATTATTTCCACCAGCCAGGTCTGCTACAGACAGTCCTGAAAATTATGAGATAataattacaagtttttccATTCCATTAATATTCCCACCCACCATTTCTGAAACTGAGACCAATGATAGTTGTTCAGATTCTAACCAATCACCTCGGGCACAATTCTCTTATTCGTCACTATTCCCACCAGCCAGGTCGGAAACAGACAGCAATAGCTCCAAAAATGATGAAATAATCCTTAGTCAAATCTTGCCCACCCCAAACTTGAGGATCTTCAGTTTTACAGAATTAAAGGTTGCAACCAAGAATTTTAGTCCTGATACAGTACTTGGTGAGGGAGGATTTGGGCAGGTTTTTAAGGGTTGGCTCAAGGATAAGGGGCAATCCAAGAGTGGAAATAGGATGGTAATTGCTGTCAAAAAATTGAACCCCGAGAGCTTGAAAGGATTTCGGGAGTGGCAG GCCTCTCAGTTACACTTTTACTGTGCTTCTTGTTGCTATATTCATCATTGCTTGTTTCCTTTTACTGTACCCTACTCCACTTCTAGAAAAAGATCAAGCAAAAG CTATACACCCAAAATTATAAGCTCATTGCAAtgtttatcatcattttttgtttttcttgcaaTCGACACCCTGATTTGA